A region of Myxococcus stipitatus DSM 14675 DNA encodes the following proteins:
- the rbfA gene encoding 30S ribosome-binding factor RbfA yields MTTHSRPERVGQEIQVALGDLLSRGELRDPRIGYITITGVKVSPDLRVARVFYSMMGTPEERSETQKGLEAAKGFVRRAVTAAVNLRVSPEIFFSFDESIGEGDKIDRLLREVRNKEGW; encoded by the coding sequence ATGACGACGCATTCCCGACCCGAGCGAGTGGGGCAGGAAATCCAGGTGGCCCTCGGGGACTTGCTCTCCCGGGGCGAGCTGAGGGACCCGCGCATCGGATACATCACGATTACCGGGGTGAAGGTCTCCCCGGACCTTCGCGTGGCCCGTGTCTTCTATTCGATGATGGGCACCCCCGAGGAGCGGTCCGAGACGCAGAAGGGCCTGGAGGCGGCCAAGGGCTTTGTGCGGCGCGCCGTGACGGCGGCCGTCAACCTGCGCGTCTCTCCGGAAATCTTCTTCTCCTTCGACGAGTCCATCGGAGAGGGCGACAAGATTGACCGTCTTCTGCGGGAGGTCCGTAACAAGGAAGGCTGGTAG